The segment GAGATAATGCGGAAGTCACCCGTATCTACCGGAATGGAAATGTTGGTAATGCTGGCCAGTAGCCGGTAGAATAGCTTGGCGGTCAGCTTCTTGGCCGTACTTTCGCCCTGCCGGGAGCGGCGTTTGGCATATACTACCTCGTAGCCTTCCCGCAGCTTGGCGTAGAGCTCGGGAATCAGCTCGGGTGGGTCTTGCAGGTCGGCATCAATAATGACTGCCGTGTGGCCCGCCGCTAGGTCCAGGCCCGCCGTGACGGCAATCTGGTGGCCGAAGTTGCGGCTGAAGTCGATGTAGCGCACCCGCGGGTCGCGGGCGGCCAGGTTCTGCACCAGCGCCAACGACTTATCCCGGGAGCCGTCGTTGATGAAAATAAACTCGTACTGCACGCCCATTGGGTCGAGCACGCCGCCCAGGCGCGTGTAGAGCGCCGGAATGTTGGCTTCTTCGTTGTAAATGGGAATAATAACGGAGAGGTCCAAGGGCAGGGAAGGGCGAAATGAAACGAAGTCAGAAAAAGCCAGCCAGGGAAGCCAGCTGGTGGCCGCCGGATTCAGAACCGACGGCCACAACCGAAAGCTCCACTGGTAAGCCGACCACAAAGGTAGCTAATCGGCCTGCACGACGAGCCGACCTAGCGCGCCAGCGGATACGTGTTCAGCACCGGCTGCCGGCGGCTGTCGTACCAGTACACATCCGTGGTCAGGGGCCGGATCAGCAGGTCATCGGCCAGGATATCCCGGCCCCCAAAAATAACCTGGATTCGGTTGACGCCCGGGGCCGGCCGGAAAACCACTTGCAGGCGCACCCAGTCGCCGTCCACTTCAGTTGTCAGGCGGCCATCCACGGCGTGGTCACTCACCTCGCTGTTGCCATTAAACTGCTTGACCCGCAGCACGCCGTAGCCGTAGTCGAGCTTACCATTCACCCATACGCTGGCCTCGTAGCGGGCCGTATCGGTGGGCGTGGGTAGGGGGCCGTCGTAGAGCACCGTGTTGGCTTCTTTGGGTTCGTACAGGGCGCCGGGGGCCAGCCGGCCGCGCCGGTCGGGCTTATCCGCAAACGACTCGTAGACCACACCCCGGTCGGTGGAGGTGTACAGCCCGCCGGGGCGCTGGGGCAAGGTGGGCAGCAGGGCCGCCGCTTTGGCACGCTCCTGGGCCAGGCTGGTAGCTCCCAGCGCCGCCACCGGCAGCTCGTAGAGCGTCACGTTTTCGACCGTCACCAACCGGGTGGCAATGCTCACCAGGCGCTGCTCGGCCGGGGTCAGGGCGTCGGTGGTTACCAGCAGCAGAATGGGCTTGTCCGAGGGAAATTTCTGCAGCAGGGTCTTTTCCACCAGCGGGCTGCTCAGCAACTGCACGTGGCGCAGCATGTGTTCCACCGAAGGCCGCGAAACGTAGGTCGATAGCTCCGGGAGGCCCGTGGCCACGGCCAGGCGGTGGGCCTCATACGTGGCGGCCGCCGAGCCGCTCAAGTCGATTTTGTCGCTGCCCTTGTTCATATAGGGCAGGGGCATAATGGCCTGAAAGTCTTTGGGCGAGCGGCTGGCCCAGCTTAGCTGCTGCACCAGGTTGTTTTGGGGGGCCAGAAAGGCGGCAGCTCCGAAACCCTGCTTAGCCGCTTGGGCTTTCGACGAAATATTAATCCACGCTTCGCCGGCCCAGAACAGTAGGAGCATCGGCACCCAGGGCGCGGCCAGTATGGGCAGGCGCCGCAGCCGCTGGTAGCGCAAGAGCCGGTACAGATAGTACGCGGCATAAGTGCTCATCACGTAGTAAAAAGGCCAGGCAAAGCGGCCCAGCGCCCGGAACTGCTTGAGCGGCCCGAGGTAGTCAATCCAGTGCTCGAAACCGGGAAAGGTGAAGGGAATAGCAAAGGAAAACAGCAGGAGCAGGGACGCCGCGCCCAAGCCCGCCGACAGGTGGGGCGGCATGAGCTGGCGGGCCAACAGGCGGGCCGGGCGCTGGCGCAGCTGCCAGGCCCGCCACAGCAGCAGCAGGCCGGCGGCCACCAGCACACCCGTGGCCACCAGCCCCACGTACGACATCGACTCGTAGCTGATTTCCTCAGTCGGAAATACGGATTGCCACAACCCGTGCAGGGGCTCCAGACTAGGTGTGAACACGCCGCGGGGCGTGGCCATGTACACCAGGAAGCCGTACGGGTTTGGGGGCCGGTCGGCAGTGGGGTCAATGGCCAGCATCCACACCCGGAATACGACCAGGGGCAGAATAGCCGTGAGGGCCATGCGCCAGATCAGGGCCAGTGGGCGGGGGCGCCGCAAGCTCAGAATGACCACGTGACCCAGCAGAAAGAAGCAGCCGCAGGTCAGGAAGTACAGCATTACGCCCCCCATCAGGAGGCTGCTCACGCCAAAAAGCACGTACCAGCGCCACTGCCGGGGGGCCTCCTGCATGCGGATGATAAAATACCACAGCAGCGGCACAAAGCACGTGTAGCTGAGCGACATATGGTCGCCGAGACGTTGAATCTGGGGGGAGAGGAAGCCAATAATCAGGGCCAGCACCGCCGCGTACCCCACCGACATGCGCGTGCGCCGCAAAATGGCGTACAGAATCATGGGCGTGACCAGCACGCTGGCCAGTGCCACCAGGTTGGTAATGGCAATGGTGTGCTGCCCGGCCGGCACCCCCAGGCGCTGCAGCAGGTTCATCACCCAGGCAATCAACGGCTGCAGGTTAGGGTAGTTAAAATCTTCCCCAAACGGGTAGTTCATCCCCGAAAAATGGCTCCCGGAGTCGTACAGCGCATAATAAGCCGTGGCAAAATAGCTCTGAATACCGTCGCCCCCGGCCTGGAAAAAGTAATCATCGGGGTGCGCCAGGGCAAAGGAGAACAGAAAAGTCAGAATGGCGGCCGTAGCCAGTCCCACCCCGGCCAGACCCAGCCAATGGTAATTTCGACGAGATAAAATCATGCAAAGAAAACTAACGTGCCACCCGCAAAAAGCACCAGAATACGAGCAAACTAGAGGGCCAGAGCTCGGCCACGGGTTGGCGCCGTCAAAACTACAGGTTTAGCGGCATAATAACCCTTCGTATGTCGAACAGCTACTCTATCTTTGCCGAAAATTCGCCCGTCGCAATCTGTGCTTACTATGCGCTGTTTTTACTTCTTGTTTGTGCCACTTTTCCTGACGGCGGCCTGCTCCAAAAAATCATCGGATGAAACGGCCGGGCAGCAATCGCAGGTACTGGTACGCAACGGGTTTGAAGATTTGGACGGCTGGGTGCCCAACAACCCGTCGCTGACCAAGGAAAAGCCGCACGCCGGGCAGTATTCGGTGAAAGTCGACCAGAATATCGAATATGGCCTGACCTATATCAACCAGATCGGGCGCCTGTCGCCGACCCGCATCAACAAGATTCGCCTGACCGCCTGGGCCTACCAGGAGAAGCCCGGAAAGGCCGCCGTGGTGGTGCAGATCAACAGCCCGGTGCCCAACGCGCCGGGGGTATTCTATCAGAAAATTGATATTACCGAGGTCGGCAAGTGGACCAAGCTCAGCCAGGTCCTAACGATGCCTGCCGTGGTGGACCCCGCCAGTGAGATTCGCATTTACCTGTGGCGCCACGAGGCGGGCGGCCCCGTGTACATGGATGACCTTGAGTTGAGTGTCACGCCCTAAAAAATTACTCGATTTCGTGTTTCTACTGGCTGGTTTTCCGGCCGCTTACTTTTGCCCTGCCCTGGTTGCTAGCTTAGTGCTTTGGGTAGTTATTCCTTCCTGGCCAGGCACTGCCGGGGCTCCGCACCAAAGGAGCCGACCAGCAGCCACCGGGAGGCCCAATACAAACGAAAATCGGACTTGGTTGATGTCTGACACGGCATCCATCTTCTGATAATCACATACTTAACCTCAAACCTTTTTCATATTCCCCGATGCGTACTCTTACCGCCTCACTCGCCCTGCTGCTAACTGGTCTGACGCTGACAAACTGCGGCAGCGACAAGAAAGCAGATGATGGCAAGACCCTGATTAACACTTCGTTCGACGAGTTTCAGGGCTGGATCGACAACTCTAGCGGCACGCTGAGCAACAAGGTTGCTCACAGCGGCCGCTATTCCATTACCGTGGGTGGCGGTAAGGAGTACGGTCTGACGTTTAAGTCCCCGCTGGGGCAGATGATTGCGGCCAAGCCCCGTAAGCTGGCCCTGGAAGGCTGGGTTAGAACCGAAGAGGCCAACACGCCCGCTCAACTGGTGGTGCAGGTTACGAAGCCCGGTACCGACGAGAAGGTTTTCTGGAAAGGCATCAGCCTGGCCGAAGGCACCAAGCCCGGGGAGTGGACCGAGCTGAACATGAACCTGGACCTGCCCGATAATGTGGCTTCCGACCAAGTGCTGGGCGTGTACCTGTGGGGCAACAACGCCGGCAAGCCGGTGTACCTGGACGACCTGCGCATCACCAACGCAGACTAGTTACAGTAGAGCACCTGCGGGGGCCTGTCGGGAAGCTGGCAGGTCCCCGCAATTAGTACCGGGGCTTAGGTAACCTGGTCCAATCAGGCGTAGATTACGAGCAAATCCTGGGGCCCTTCGGCGCCGGGCGGCCGGGTATATTCACCGGCGTACTGTATTGTGATTATTTGAAAGCTGTATGAAATCAACGATTTACACGTATTCTGGCTGCGCTTTGCTACTGTTGTTGCTGGGCTGCCAACAAGCTGCTCCCACCGCCGAAAAGTCGAATGCCCTGATGGCCAACGACTTTGAAGCCAGCGTGGGGTGGAATGAGGCCAAGGAAGGCTCTCTGACCACGGAAAAAGCCCACTCCGGCGGCTGGTCGGTGCAGGTGCAGCCGAGCACCCCGTTTAGCTACACCTTCGTGCGCCAGCTCGGCCAGCTCGACCCCAAGCTGACGCGGAACTATCAATTGAAAGGCTGGGCTTTGCGGGCCAGCACCGGCAGCCTGGGCAGCCTAGTCGTGCAAGTCAATAAAAGCAGTGCCGACACGGCCAAGGTGTTCTACGGCGCCTTGCCCCTGGCCGACGCGGTGAAGTCCTTCAACAAGTGGGAAGCCGTTTCGATGCCTTTCACCCTGCCTGCCTCGGCCACAGCCGAAAATGTGGTGAAGATTTACCTCTGGAATGATAAGTCTACCGCCCCCACGTACCTCGACGACCTGGAACTGACGGCAGCCCAATAATTCCTGATTATGCCCGACTCAACCCCCGTCGTCCAGGCATCCCGGAAAGCCGTGTGGAGCGGGCTGGCCCTGGTGGTGCTTTTCATCCTGATGGTGCAGGCTCGTTTGTGGGCTCCTTATTGGGATACGCATAACGTACAGGCCATTCTGACCTGGGACGCCATGGGGTATTACCTCTACCTGCCCGCGCAGTTTATCTACCACGACCTGTCGCACCAGGCTTTTGTGGCCGACATTATGCGGGAGTACAACCCTAGCAGCTCATTTTACCAGGCTTTTCAGGTGCCCGGCGGGCCTGAAGGCGCTCTGGTAATGAAGTATACCTGCGGGCTGGCCATCCTGTTTATGCCGTTTTTCTGGCTGGGTCACTGGGCCGCGGGGCTGCTGGGCTACGCCCAGGACGGGTTTTCGGCTCCGTACCAGATTGCCATTGCCTTCGGCGGGCTGGTGTATGCGCTGCTGGGCCTGGGGCTGCTGCGCCGGGTGCTGCTGCGGTATTTCTCCGACGTCATTACGGCCCTGGTGCTGGTAGTGCTGGTGCTGGGGACCAACTACCTGCAGTACACCGTCTTTGATGGGGCTATGGCCCACAACTACCTGTTTACGCTTTATGCCCTGCTGCTTTGGCTTACCATTCGGTGGCACGAGCGGCCAGGGCGGGGCGGGGCGGCGGCCATCGGCCTCACGCTGGGCCTGATGATTCTGATTCGTCCCACCGAGGCCGTAGCCATTCTGGTGCCCGTGCTGTGGGGCGTCAGCTCCCTTGCTACGGCCCGGCAGAAGCTGCAGCTGTTGCTGAAGCGTTGGCCCGACGTACTCGTGCTGGGGCTGGGCATCGGGCTGGGCGTGCTGCCCCAACTGCTGTACTGGAAGTGGGCCACCGGGCATTTCCTGTTTTATAGCTACCAGGAACAGTCGTTCAATTTTCTGCATCCGCACACGTACCAGGTACTGTTCAGCTACAAAAAAGGCTGGCTGCTGTACACGCCGCTCATGTTCCTGGCACTGGGGGGCATGGTTGTGCTCTGGCGCCGCCACCGGGCCCTGGCCGTGCCCGTGCTGGCTTATTTTCTGCTAAACCTCTGGATTGTGTCGGCCTGGGACATCTGGTGGTACGGCGGCAGCATCGGGCAGCGGGCCTTGGTGCAGTCGTACGCGGTGCTCAGCTTGCCGCTGGCCTGCTTTCTGGCCTGGGTCAGTGAGCCCCGCCACCGGGTAGCGCTGCGCATGGCCGTGGTAGTAGGAGTGGTGCTGTTGGTTGATCTGAACCTGTTTCAGCACTGGCAGTATATGTACTCCATTATTCACCCCGAAGAAATGAACCGGCAGTATTACTGGTCAATCTTCAACAAAACCAAGCCCGGTCAGGCCGACTATGCCCAGCTCGACGTGCCCACGCGCCTGCCCCGGGCCGAGGCCGAGTACGACCGGCGCTTTGTGGCCAAGCTCGACTTCGACACGCCGCCGGCCACGCCCGAAACCGGCATTACCGCCGATTTGGGCTACTACAGCAAACAGTCGTTTCGCACGGAAGCCAGCCGGCAGTATAGCCCGGCCCTGACGATGACCGTGGGCGAGGCCAAAGTACAGCCGGGCCAGTGGCTGCGCGCCTCTTGCCAGGTCTATTCCGACTATGGCGCCTGGAATACAAAGCTCGTTATGTCCATCGAGCGAAACGGGCAAAACGTGCAGTGGAACGGGGTGCGGCTGCAGAACAATCTGAGCATCAACCGCAAATGGAACCAGGTATGGTTCGACGCTCCCGTGCCCACCGACGCGCAGCCCAATGATGTAATCAAGCTGCTGGTCCTGAACGAGAACGGGGCGGCAGCTTTTGTGGATGACGTGCAGATAGAAGTGTTTTCGCCCAAAACTCCGGGCGCCAACCTTGCCGTAGCTACCGAGTAAGCCGTCCGGTAACGGGCCGGTAGACGGCGGGCGGCCTTACAGGTTGCCGGTCCGCCCGCCGTCTACCGGCACGTTGATACCGTTGATGTAAGCTGCCGCCGGGGAGGCCAAAAAGGCGACGGCCGCCGCGACTTCGGCGGCCTGCCCAAAGCGCCCGGCCGGAATACTGCGCAGCATGGTGGCCTCTATTTCGTCCACGCTCTGCCCGGTTTGCTCCACGCGCTTCTCAATTAGGGACGTGTGGCGCTGGGTAACGGTGGCCCCCGGCAGCACGTTGTTGACGGTAATTCCGCTGCCGCCCAGCTCGTTGGCCAGGGTCTTGGCCCAGTTGGCCACCGCCGCCCGAATGGTGTTTGAGACACCCAACCCCGCCAGCGGCTGCTTTACCGAAGTGCTGATGATGTTGATGATGCGGCCGTAGCCGCGCTCTTGCATCCCGGGCACCACGGCCTGGGCTAGCAGATGGTTACACACCAGGTGCTGCTCAAAAGCCGCCCGGAAGGCATTCACCGGCGCGGCCAGAATCGGGCCGCCCGCCGGCCCGCCGGTGTTGTTGACTAGCGTATGAAACCCCTCGGGATGAGCCGCCAGGTACTCCTGCAGACGGCTGGCCAGCTGATCCGGGTCAGTAAAGTCGGCGACGAGGTAGTCGTGGGCTTGGCCCTGGGGGCGGGGCAGCTCGGCCACTGCTTGGCGCAGGCTGGCTTCGTTGCGGGCCAGCAGCGTAACGGTAGCGCCAAGCTGAGCGAGTTCGTCGGCGACGGCGCGGCCGATGCCTTGGGTACTGCCGCCGACAAGGGCGCGATGGGAGGTAAGGTCGAGTTGCACAGACTGAAAGTAGGGTTTACGGGCCGAAAATACCCAGTTCCGTTGTTTTGCGTAAGTTGAGTACCGAAGTGCGTTTGTGCAATGGTGAAATAATGGGTTTTTGTTCGGGGCCCGCCGTGCGGCGCCAACCAACTTGCAGCTCGTTATTTCACTACTTCCTAAACTCACCATTTCGCCATCTCACTATTTCGTCGCACATGCCCGTTACTCGCCCTTTTAACTTTCAGCGCTGGATTGAGGAGCACCGTCATCTGCTGAAGCCGCCGGTCGGCAATCAGCAGGTCTTCAAAGACAACAAGGACTTTATCGTGATGGTGGTGGGCGGCCCCAATGCCCGCAAAGACTACCACTACGACGAAGGCGAAGAGCTGTTCCTGCAAATCGAGGGCGACATTGTGGTCAAGATCATTGAGGACGGCAAGCCGGTGGACATCGAAATCAAGGCCGGGGAAATGTTTTTGCTGCCCGGCGGCGTGCCCCACTCGCCCCGCCGGCCCGCCGGCACCGTGGGCCTGGTGCTGGAGCGCTACCGCACGCCCGGAGAGCTCGACGGCTTCCAGTGGTACTGCGAAAACTGCGGCCACAAGCTCTACGAGGAGTTTGCCGAAATTACCGACATCGTGCAGCAGCTGCCGCCCATTATGAATGCCTTCTGGCAGAACGACGACCTGCGCACTTGTAAGAACTGCGGCACTTACATGGCCGCCCCGGCGCCCGTGGCCTAACCCGGGGCCGGTACCGCCGCCGAGTTTTTCTTTCATTAATGTCAACTAGTCGGGGCTTTATCGATTCCTTTGTAAGTACAAAGGACAGCTCAGTGCTGGCCGTTAGACCATCGAAAGTTGAATTGAATGAGTGCTTTAGGACAACGACTGGGTAAACTGTTCCGCTTATCGCACACCAGCTACGTGCTGCTCTGCATCGGAATGCTCATGTTGGCTGCCATCTGCAAAGAGCCGCGTTGGGACCGGAACGACGTCTTCGTAAGTGACCGGGGCGGGTATTACATGTACCTGCCCTCGGCCTTTCTGCTGCACGACCTGGGCGACGGGACCTGGGTGACGCAGGCGCGGGTAGCGTCCCGTCCCGACATTGACCCCCAGTGGGACTTTGTGAAGCTGCCCAATGGCAAAACGGTCTTTAAGTTTCCCATGGGCATGTCGGTAGCGTACTCGCCCTACTTCTTTCTGGCCAAAACCGCCTACCAAGTGCAGGGCCGGACCGGTACTACCGGCTACGAACGGGCGTACCAGTACATGATTTCGCTGGGCTGCATGCTCTACGTGCTGCTGGGCCTGCTGCTGCTGGGCAGGGAGCTGCGCCACTTTTTTGCCGACCACGTCGCGGCCCTTACGCTGCTGGTGCTGGCCCTGGGCTCCAACTTGTTCAGCTACGCCACCCACGAGGCCCTCATGGCGCACGGCACGCTGTTTTTGCTCAATACCCTGCTGCTGATATTTACGCGGCGCTGGTACGAGCGGGGCCGCCTGGCCGACGCCGTGGCCCTGGGCCTGACGGGCGGCCTGATGGTGCTGGTACGGCCCTCGGAAGTATTGCTGCTCACGGTGCCGGTGCTGTATGGCCTCACGAGCTGGGCGGCCGTCGGGGAGCGGCTGCAGCTGTGGCTGCGGCGCTGGCAGCACTGCCTGCTCATCGGCGCCCTGATTCTGGGAGTCGGGGGCATGCAATTCGTGTTCTGGAAGCTGGTGGGCGGAATGTGGGTAGTGCCCTTCTACGCCGGCGAAACCTTCCACTTCAACGACCCCCACGTGCTGGAAGGCCTCTTTAGCTTCCAGAAAGGCTGGCTGTTGTATTCCCCCCTGATGGCGCTGGCCATCGTTGGCACGCTGTGGGTGCGGCGCTGGGCCCCGGCGGTGTTTCCCGTGCTGCTGATTCTGTTTCCGGTGTTCGTCTACGTCACGTTTTGCTGGTGGAACTGGCAGTACGGCGGCAGCTACGGCGGGCGGGCCATGATTAGTATTTACCCGGTGCTGAGCTTTGGCCTGGCCGCTTTCTGGCAGCGCTTTATCGGCCAAACCACCCGCCTGGGCGTTGCCCCGGTGCTGTTGGGCACGCTCACGCTGGCGTTGCTGCTGCTGAGCCTGACGCAGAACTACCAGTTCAGCCGCGGTATTATTGACTGCTGCTACGAAACCAAGGAAATGTACCTGAGTCGTTTCGGGCAGCTCAGCTGGTAAACTTGCTGTCCTTCTGCCCGTAGGCACCGCCCACCTTCCTTCCCACCCATCCCACCCCGCTGGCGTGCTCAAAATCGACATTCACACCCACATTCTGCCCGAAACCTGGCCCGACCTGCGCGAGCGGTACGGCTACGGCGGCTTTATCCGGCTCGAACACCACAAGCCTTGCTGCGCCCGGATGATGCAGGACGACAAGTTCTTCCGCGAAATTCAGGACAACTGCTGGGACCCCGAGGTGCGGATGCGCGAGTACGACCAGTTTGGCGTCGATGTGCAAGTGCTCAGCACCGTGCCCGTCATGTTTAGCTACTGGGCCAAGCCGCTGGACGCGCTGGATTTGAGCCGCCTGCTCAACGACCATATTGCCGGCGTAGTGGCCCGCTACCCCGACCGATTCGTGGGCCTGGGCACTATTCCGATGCAGGCCCCGGATTTGGCTATCAAGGAGCTGGAGCGCTGTGTGAAGGAGCTCGGGCTGGCCGGCGTGCAGATTGGCTCCCACGTCAACGACTGGAACCTGGACGCGCCCGAGCTCTTCGAGGTCTTTGCCGCCGCCGAGGAGCTGGGCGCCTGCGTGTTTGTGCACCCCTGGGATATGATGGCCCAGCAAAAAATGCCCAAGTACTGGCTGCCCTGGCTCGTGGGGATGCCCGCCGAAAGCACCCTGGCCCTGTGCTCGTTGATTTTCGGCGGCGTGCTGGAGCGCCTGCCCAAGCTGCGCGTGGCCGTGGCCCACGGCGGCGGCTCGTTTGCCTCCACCATCGGCCGCATCGAGCACGGCTTCCACGTGCGCCCCGACCTCTGCGCCGTCGATAACCCGGTAAACCCGCGCGAGTACCTGGGCAAGTTCTGGGTTGATTCCTTGGTGCACGACCCGCTGATGCTGGACTACCTGGTCAAGACCATGGGCGCCGACAAGATTGTGCTCGGCACCGACTACCCGTTTCCGTTGGGGGAGCTGGAACCCGGGCAGCTCATTGAGTCCATGCCCTACCCCGACGAAATGAAGGCCCGCATGCTGGGAGCCAATGCCCTGGAATGGCTGGGTTTGCCCCAGCAGAGCTTCACTAAGCTTCTGGCCGGCCGGTAGAGCTTGCCCAAATACCTCTCGGTAAAAGGGCTTTAGCAGCACCTTGCGCACTTTAGGCTCCAAATTGGTGCTGGTATACGAATTGCTGTATATGGGCTATGTGTTTACAAAGCTTGATTTCTTGTTGGGTATGCGTGAATAATTTTTATTAATACTTGTATACCATATTGGTATTTATGTTTAATAAAAGTTAAAATATGTATACCATTTAACAAGGCTATAAACTTTTGGCAATTCTGGCCTAGTACTGCCGCCTAGCGGGCCAGCCGCCTATCTTTACCCCCAATGACTTCCTTTCAGCCCACTGCCGAATTTGCCGCCGAGCTTGACGCTCAGGATGCGCTGCGTGACTTTCGTAACCAGTTTCACATTCCGCTGGCTCCCAACGGGCAGCCCAGCATCTACCTCTGCGGCAACTCCCTGGGTTTGCAGCCCAAAGCGGCCCGTGCCGCCGTCGAGCAGGAGTTTGAGAGCTGGGAAAAGCTTGGCGTGGAAGGCCATTTCCACGGCACTTCGCCCTGGATGCACTACCACGAAACCCTCACCGCCAGCACCGCCCGCCTCGTGGGAGCCAAGCCGGTGGAAGTGGTGGTGATGAACAACCTGACGACCAACCTGCACCTGCTGCTGGTGTCGTTTTACCAGCCCACAGCCACTCGCTACAAGGTGCTGATGGAAGGTGGCGCTTTTCCGTCCGACCAGTACGCCCTGGAGTCGCAGGCCCGGCTGCACGGCCTGGCGCCCGATGAGGCCATTGTGGAGCTGCGGCCCCGCGCCGGCGAGCATACCCTGCGCACCGAAGACATTGTGGCCACCATTCAGGAACTCGGCGACTCGCTGGCCACGGTTATTCTGGGCGGGGTCAACTACTACACCGGGCAGGCCTTCGACATGGCCGCCATTACCCGGGCCGGCCACGCGGTGGGCGCTATGGTGGGTTTCGATTTGGCCCACGCCGCCGGCAATCTGCTGCTGCACCTGCACGACTGGGACGTGGATTTTGCCTGCTGGTGCTCCTACAAGTACCTCAACTCGGGCCCCGGCGGCACCTCGGGCGTGTTTGTGCACGAGCGGTTTGCCGAGCGGCCCGACTTGCTGCGCCTGGCCGGCTGGTGGGGCCACGACCCGGCCGACCGGTTTCAGATGAAAAAAGGTTTCCGGCCCATGACGGGCGCGGCGGGCTGGCAGCTGTCCAACGCCCAGATTTTCCCGATGGCCATTCACCGCGCGGCCCTGGCCCTGGTGGATGAGGCCGGGGGCATGCCCGCCCTGCGCCGCAAGAGTGAGCAGCTCACCGCCTACCTCGAATACCTGGTGCGCCGCCTGGAACTGCCCGCCACGGTGCTCGAAATCATTACGCCCGCCGACCCCGCCGCCCGCGGCTGCCAGCTCTCGATGCTGGTGCACCAAAATGGCCGGCAGCTGTTCGACTTTCTGGCCGCGGCCGGCATCATTGCCGACTGGCGGGAGCCCAACGTAATCCGGCTGGCGCCGGTGCCGCTCTACAACTCGTTTGGGGACGTGCAGCGCGCCGGGCAGGTGCTGGCCGAGTGGGCCGCCGGGAAAGCCAAATAGTTGTTCGTTTTTTGTTG is part of the Hymenobacter chitinivorans DSM 11115 genome and harbors:
- a CDS encoding glycosyltransferase family protein, which codes for MILSRRNYHWLGLAGVGLATAAILTFLFSFALAHPDDYFFQAGGDGIQSYFATAYYALYDSGSHFSGMNYPFGEDFNYPNLQPLIAWVMNLLQRLGVPAGQHTIAITNLVALASVLVTPMILYAILRRTRMSVGYAAVLALIIGFLSPQIQRLGDHMSLSYTCFVPLLWYFIIRMQEAPRQWRWYVLFGVSSLLMGGVMLYFLTCGCFFLLGHVVILSLRRPRPLALIWRMALTAILPLVVFRVWMLAIDPTADRPPNPYGFLVYMATPRGVFTPSLEPLHGLWQSVFPTEEISYESMSYVGLVATGVLVAAGLLLLWRAWQLRQRPARLLARQLMPPHLSAGLGAASLLLLFSFAIPFTFPGFEHWIDYLGPLKQFRALGRFAWPFYYVMSTYAAYYLYRLLRYQRLRRLPILAAPWVPMLLLFWAGEAWINISSKAQAAKQGFGAAAFLAPQNNLVQQLSWASRSPKDFQAIMPLPYMNKGSDKIDLSGSAAATYEAHRLAVATGLPELSTYVSRPSVEHMLRHVQLLSSPLVEKTLLQKFPSDKPILLLVTTDALTPAEQRLVSIATRLVTVENVTLYELPVAALGATSLAQERAKAAALLPTLPQRPGGLYTSTDRGVVYESFADKPDRRGRLAPGALYEPKEANTVLYDGPLPTPTDTARYEASVWVNGKLDYGYGVLRVKQFNGNSEVSDHAVDGRLTTEVDGDWVRLQVVFRPAPGVNRIQVIFGGRDILADDLLIRPLTTDVYWYDSRRQPVLNTYPLAR
- a CDS encoding carbohydrate binding domain-containing protein — translated: MRCFYFLFVPLFLTAACSKKSSDETAGQQSQVLVRNGFEDLDGWVPNNPSLTKEKPHAGQYSVKVDQNIEYGLTYINQIGRLSPTRINKIRLTAWAYQEKPGKAAVVVQINSPVPNAPGVFYQKIDITEVGKWTKLSQVLTMPAVVDPASEIRIYLWRHEAGGPVYMDDLELSVTP
- a CDS encoding carbohydrate binding domain-containing protein — encoded protein: MKSTIYTYSGCALLLLLLGCQQAAPTAEKSNALMANDFEASVGWNEAKEGSLTTEKAHSGGWSVQVQPSTPFSYTFVRQLGQLDPKLTRNYQLKGWALRASTGSLGSLVVQVNKSSADTAKVFYGALPLADAVKSFNKWEAVSMPFTLPASATAENVVKIYLWNDKSTAPTYLDDLELTAAQ
- a CDS encoding SDR family oxidoreductase, coding for MQLDLTSHRALVGGSTQGIGRAVADELAQLGATVTLLARNEASLRQAVAELPRPQGQAHDYLVADFTDPDQLASRLQEYLAAHPEGFHTLVNNTGGPAGGPILAAPVNAFRAAFEQHLVCNHLLAQAVVPGMQERGYGRIINIISTSVKQPLAGLGVSNTIRAAVANWAKTLANELGGSGITVNNVLPGATVTQRHTSLIEKRVEQTGQSVDEIEATMLRSIPAGRFGQAAEVAAAVAFLASPAAAYINGINVPVDGGRTGNL
- a CDS encoding 3-hydroxyanthranilate 3,4-dioxygenase produces the protein MPVTRPFNFQRWIEEHRHLLKPPVGNQQVFKDNKDFIVMVVGGPNARKDYHYDEGEELFLQIEGDIVVKIIEDGKPVDIEIKAGEMFLLPGGVPHSPRRPAGTVGLVLERYRTPGELDGFQWYCENCGHKLYEEFAEITDIVQQLPPIMNAFWQNDDLRTCKNCGTYMAAPAPVA
- a CDS encoding amidohydrolase family protein; the protein is MLKIDIHTHILPETWPDLRERYGYGGFIRLEHHKPCCARMMQDDKFFREIQDNCWDPEVRMREYDQFGVDVQVLSTVPVMFSYWAKPLDALDLSRLLNDHIAGVVARYPDRFVGLGTIPMQAPDLAIKELERCVKELGLAGVQIGSHVNDWNLDAPELFEVFAAAEELGACVFVHPWDMMAQQKMPKYWLPWLVGMPAESTLALCSLIFGGVLERLPKLRVAVAHGGGSFASTIGRIEHGFHVRPDLCAVDNPVNPREYLGKFWVDSLVHDPLMLDYLVKTMGADKIVLGTDYPFPLGELEPGQLIESMPYPDEMKARMLGANALEWLGLPQQSFTKLLAGR
- the kynU gene encoding kynureninase, whose product is MTSFQPTAEFAAELDAQDALRDFRNQFHIPLAPNGQPSIYLCGNSLGLQPKAARAAVEQEFESWEKLGVEGHFHGTSPWMHYHETLTASTARLVGAKPVEVVVMNNLTTNLHLLLVSFYQPTATRYKVLMEGGAFPSDQYALESQARLHGLAPDEAIVELRPRAGEHTLRTEDIVATIQELGDSLATVILGGVNYYTGQAFDMAAITRAGHAVGAMVGFDLAHAAGNLLLHLHDWDVDFACWCSYKYLNSGPGGTSGVFVHERFAERPDLLRLAGWWGHDPADRFQMKKGFRPMTGAAGWQLSNAQIFPMAIHRAALALVDEAGGMPALRRKSEQLTAYLEYLVRRLELPATVLEIITPADPAARGCQLSMLVHQNGRQLFDFLAAAGIIADWREPNVIRLAPVPLYNSFGDVQRAGQVLAEWAAGKAK